The Paenibacillus sp. 37 sequence TGTATTCATGAGCACCAGAGTCCATCGTCTGGTATCTGCTGGAACGAACAAGCTGTTCTGGAGCATTTCCGTAGAAGCGACTGGGACGAGGAGACAACAAGACACAATGTATTGGATAAAGAAAACCCCTTAAATACAAACTTCACTGAATTTGACCCCAATTCAATCATGCTGTATCCTTTCCCGGGTGAATTGACCTGCGACGGAAGAGGTACGCCGTTCAACACCACCCTGTCGGAAACGGATAAAAACTTCATGCGTCAAATGTATCCGCGCGTAGCCGCGCCCGCACCGGAGCCAGTTATGGGCTGATAATTCACACTTGGAGCAGTAAATCAGAGGAACCTGTTCTAATGAACTACGGCATTGCAGAGATCCCCATCAATAAGCTGTTTTATTTTATTTAAATAACCCCAAGGCCCTTTATCTTGTTCTAAAGGGCCTTGGGGTTATTGTGTTAAGCTTTCCGAGCAAGGATTGTGCTGTGTATGCGGAGTACTATGGGACGTGCCTACTGAAATAAGCCGGTTCATCGTATCCGAAGTAGAATAGACCTTATTCGAATGGACCAATCATGGAAGTACGGTTCCCGTTGCTATCATATTCGAACGTTGTTTGCTTCCGTCGGGATAAATCATCCGTTTTAACTGTCCAGTTAAAGCATCAAATTCGATGCTCTCTGCCAAATATTATGTAGATACAAAACATCTAGAAAAGATTAGTCCTAGATATATCTCAATAAAGGATAAAAAAGTCCTTAAAAGGCATTTAACAAATCAAGGTCTCTTCCTCAGATACTACATAATTAACTTCTCTCTACACTCGAAACCCAATTTTTAAAGCAGTCGAGTACTTCTTCCAAATTTGTTGCTCCACCTGCACCGTGAAACACTCTATCCCTCACAATACAGTAGAACCAATCTTCTTCATTTCTCTCTTCTTCGATCATATCAAACGGAACATCCTCTAAAAAAGTATCTGTCAAATCGATTTTGACAGACCAACCGGGATTATCCACAGTATCAATTTTAACACCGTATGAATGCTCCCAATCACCATTACAGTTTTCAAGATACCAGTTTTGAAGCCATTTTAATGCGTTCATCATCTCTACCTCTTCTTCGGAATTTCATCTGGTCTTGCTGGTCTAACTCCCCCAGGTATTGATTTACCATTAACATGAGGTGTTGGAACATCTTGTTTTGTTAATCTGTTGATATGACCCTTTCCTTTTCCATCAAGTGAGCTTAGTTATCTGTATTTCTGCACTATATAACCGAACCCAAATCCATAAAAAGCTGAATGACCATTCCCCGGTGGAATACCGAGAAACGGTCGCAGCTTAAATTTCGACTTTTTTGTCTACTTGACAGGGTTATGAACATAAATGGCGACTTTCATTGAACTAATGATTCTTGTCCTTATACAATTTTTTTCTAACGACAATAAATCAGTGTTCTATGGCTACCAAATACTTTTCATTGCCTTTTTTATTAATCAAAGCAACTTCAAAATCAGATTCCCATTTAAGTTCGCCTAAATGTTTAGCATAGGCAAATTCATCTGGTTGTTCTGATAAGACCTTTTCTAAAAGTACTTGCGTACCATCTCGTTGTAGAATAGATATGAATATATCCATGCTTTCTACATTATTATGGCATATGACTTTAGCATTGTACTTCTTATTAGGACTCTTTACTGTTTTTTTCCAAGTCCATTCATTTACATAACCTAACTCTTCTATTTGTAATGCTATTTCTCTAAATGGCTCAATCTGCCAACTATTACGTAGAGCAAGTTTCTCGATCCCGTCCATTAGTAGTCGAAGCGTAACCTTTTTTTTCTCCAACTCATTTTTTGCACGAAAGTCATTCAAACTAAATTGGATTGGCGCCGAACACACACCTGAATCATTAACAATTCTTTCGTCCGAAATGTTTTCTACACATTCTATTAGGACTTTCCAACAATCTTTCGTTTTGTATTTCCCAAATAAACATTCAAACATAGCTGTAATACAGCGAGTTTCCAATCTAAATGAACGTCTTTTCCATTTCCAATTCAATTCATAATCTAATTTTGTTGCTTCGTTGTACTCACATTTTTGTTTTTTCATTATAGATTCAATGCTTTTATCATTCTGAATATATGGTAAGTCTAAGTCGAATTCTTTTAGATACATCTGATTTTCTCCTAACTTTATTCCCATGGGTGTGGTCTTTGAACAAAACGATTATTATGATACCTCACCCAAATATGTAGAAGTCTTAAGAATTATCCACTTCTCTATAGGGGAGGAAAGTAACCCTGTTTCAAAACTAAATACTTCCTGGCTGGAAAATTTACTGGATTCCTTAATATCAGCAGTTCATATTACACCAGAAAATCTAGCGATGGATATGGTTCTCACAAAGTTACTTATACAGGATATTTAAGATTTACACCGTGAGTAGTACAACTTAATTTATTCCTATTAAACATAATTCATATATCAACTCAAAGATTCAATACTAAATAAAGCTAAGGATCGCCCTTGTCAAGAAACGATCATTAGCTTTATTTGCATCAGAGTGATCTCTGAATCTATAGGCGATATATTCTTGCACTATTTATTCGGGTCACGGTGCCACTTATTATCTCCCATTATTCTATCAACAATATGATGAGCTTCCCAAACAGCCGCAATCTCTAATCCTTCGCATTCTTCGCGATTAGAAGGTCTAATCTCTCCCATATGATAAATCAAATATTCTCCTGATATCTTATCAATGATACAGGCAGGTGGGGGCCATGCCTCTTCTTCATCCGGGAATGGACGATTCTCAATGACCGGCCAATCCCCTGATTTCAGTACATCATCATATACACCCACGATAAATTGATATTCCTCTTCTTGAGGTATCTCTTCTATAGAGTCACTTGTAAGATTATAGATTGCAATACTGGCATCTTTAAGCCTTCTCCCAAAGGCAAACTTATCGTTAGGCAAAGGGATAGCGTAGATATCACCCAATTTTATTCGTTTACGTTTCGTTTTTTTCACGGTTTTCCAAACTCCTTCGTTGCGGCTTTAATATACTTACTGTACTTCTTATTTTTCGGAGAAATACCATTAATCGCATTCCCTGAAGTACCATTTTTAGATTTGGCGCCGCCATTTTTTATGATCATTTGCTGTTCTCTTCCACGTATTGCATTTTTGTTACTTGATGATCTATCAATGGTTGCCCGACCATATCCATTTTTATTCATATGGTGGTTAGTATCCCTTTTAGCGATGTTTTCTAAAGGCGTACCTTTTCCACTTGTTCGCCCAGTATAAACAGTACCCGTTTTAGTGTTGGTTTTAGTGTAAGTTTGATACGTTTTAGTTGTGGCTTTTTTAATTGCCTTAGTCGCTGCTTTTTGGGCAACTTTTTTGACTGTGGTTTTTACTACTTCCTTTGCTACCACTCGAACAATCACTATGATAATAATGGGAATGAAAGGAAAATTCCCATCGTCATCTACTAACGAAACCGGATTATTCAGTGAGTAACTATATCCATTTCGGTTTAATGGATTATCTAAGTCCGTATCCTGTTCAAGATCTAGTGTTATAAAATTTCCATGCTGAGGATTATAATAACGACTTAATAAATAATAAAATCCTGTCTCAGTATCATATTTATAACTAGCATACCGGTAGGGGTTCTCTTCGGCAAGGATACCGCTCTGGCTTATCACATTCCCCCATGCATCATACTCATACTGAGCTACTTCTTGTCCGTCTTCATCAGTTAAAGCTACAACATCACCATGACCGTTTAACTGGTAATAATAGGTATGCCCATCTTTAGTCATTGCTACCGGACTTCCACTATCATCCCACGTATACTCTCGAAGTGTTTTGTTATTTCCATCCGTTTCATAGATGACTTCATCGCCATCATAGAAAAAATTCGTCGTTCCGGACTGACCAATTGACTGGATACGTCGCCCCTGTTCATCATAACTATAGTGTTGTATACTCTGACCAGCTTGATCTTGCACTTCAATTAATTGATCCAGTGCATCATATATATACGTTTGTTTCCCATCGTTTAATAGGTTTCCATTATTGTCATACTGATAAGCTTGTCCATTAACAGAAGTTAATTGATTGGCGTTATTGTGTTCGTATACAGTGGTTTGCTCCTGCCCATTGGTGACAACTACTTTTTGTGTCCGATTACCTACATCGTCATAACTATATTTAATCGTTTTCCTATCGGGAAGAGTTTCTTGTTCGAGTTGGTTAAGCGCATCGTACTCATACGTTGTATCACCTAATTCCGAATGAATTGTCTTTACATTCTCATTGGAGTCATATGTGTAGTTGTACTCGCGAATTACACTCCCTGTGCTGGAGTAATCTCCGTAAGTGCGCAACTGTTCCCCAGAATCGTAGTCAGCCTTGGTTACAATTCCGTTTGCTCGATTGGCTTGTTCCAATGCAGCCATATCATTGTACTGATATGAAATGAGGTTTTGATTATCTTTGGTAATACTTTTCACTTGATCTAACTCTGTGTAATCATAAGTTACAGTAGACGAATGTGCATCAGTTGTATAAGAGAGCTC is a genomic window containing:
- a CDS encoding immunity 53 family protein yields the protein MMNALKWLQNWYLENCNGDWEHSYGVKIDTVDNPGWSVKIDLTDTFLEDVPFDMIEEERNEEDWFYCIVRDRVFHGAGGATNLEEVLDCFKNWVSSVERS
- a CDS encoding Imm26 family immunity protein; the protein is MKKTKRKRIKLGDIYAIPLPNDKFAFGRRLKDASIAIYNLTSDSIEEIPQEEEYQFIVGVYDDVLKSGDWPVIENRPFPDEEEAWPPPACIIDKISGEYLIYHMGEIRPSNREECEGLEIAAVWEAHHIVDRIMGDNKWHRDPNK